DNA sequence from the Candidatus Fluviicola riflensis genome:
CTGTATGACATGACTTTTTATTGGGATAAGACCGCTGAAGCAGAACATTTGTCCTATTGCGCTACCGAATCTGATAAAGCAAAACAATTGGCCATTATTCAAACTTCGAACGAGAAACTGATTCATAATATCGACCGTGTTCATGAAACTGTTATATCACTGGAAAACGCACTGAATGCCATTGAAAATCTGGAAGAACAAATCGTTGATTCAAACGACGGATTCTTTAATGACCTTCGCTATTTTGCCAAAACCAATGATGGATATTCCGACACCATTTACAGCGACATTAAAAAAATGAGCGAATTTCTGGTTTTTGTGAAATCACTCGATGGTGATACGACTTACTTTAAATTTAAACCGGGAGTTAGCTGATAACCGTTTTGGAATTTGGTTAATCCCATATATCAGGCAAGCCGGCGTGTTTCGCTGGACAATTTTTTGCATCTTTAAAGTTCCATACTTCGTGTCGGGTTAAACCCCGGTAAACAGCTTTGTGCTTAGCGTCCATTTCTCCATCAAGCACCGAACCTTTACAAGCATTGGCGGTAGGTACAACTATTCAAAATAACGGCTAAAAAAACTCTGATGGAAGACAAACAAGATGATCCGAAGACCCTCAAAAACAAGTACATACCAACTGCTGAGTTTTATAGCCAGATAATCGACAGTTTACAGGATTATTCCATTTTCACATTGGATAAAGAATTTAATATTAATAGCTGGAGTTCAGGCTCAACTAAAATATTTGGGTACGAAACGGAAGAGGTTATTGGAGAACCGTTCGATATCATCTTTACTGAAGAAGATTTAAAAAGTGATGTGCCGAAAAAAGAAATCGAAACAGCCTTAAAAGAAGGTCGTGCAACAGATAACAGGTGGCACATTGCGAAAGACAAAAGTGTGTTTTATGCTTATGGATTGGTTTTTCCACTCGTGGGCCTGGATGGAGAAATGCTGGGGTATGTAAAAATCCTTCGGGATTTGACGGAGAGGAAACAATCGGAAGATGCCATAAAAAAGTATGTCCGGGAACTGGAAGACCTGAATACACATAAAGAGAGTGTTTTGGCAATACTTTCGCACGATTTAAGAAGCCCGCTGTCGGCCATTATCGGAACGGCAAAATATTTGAAAGAACATTTTCAGAAAATGAAGCCGGATGATGTTCAGGAAATGCTCGACTTACTGTACAAGTCATCAACCGATGAACTGGATATGTTAGACTATTTGGTAGAATGGGCCCGGATAAAATATGCGTCAGATGTATTTTCGCCGACGCAACTAAAATTAACCGAATACATTGATAAAGTCTTTACAACCTTAAACGAAACGGCTTTACTAAACACGATCAATCTTCATCACGAAGTTGAAGAGAACACTTCTGTATTTGCAGATAGCAAAATGCTGATCTCCATCATTCAAAATATTGTTTCAAATGCGATTAAACACACCGAAAAAGGAGGCGAAATAACTGTTTCTGCAAAAAGTAAAGACAACAAAATCATCGTTCAGGTAAGGGACACCGGGATTGGAATGTCAAAAGAAATAATGGGAAAACTGTTTACCCCTCAAATGAAAACGCTTTCAGAAACAAGAAAAAAGGATAAAGGCGCCGGAATCGGATTATTACTGGTGAAAGGCTTTCTGGAAAAAAATGGCGGTGAAATATGGGTTGAAAGTGTTGAAGGTGTGGGTTCATCTTTCTATTTTACATTGCCCATTGAAGAACCTTTATATAAAATAGGCAGTTCAGACGAAATCATGTTTGATGAGAGTGCATAACCGGAGTAATTTAATTGGCGGGAAAAGTCAAACTTGCATGACAAAAAATAAATACTTACTTTTAACGTTAGTATCGTAATCCAATACTAATGATAAAGACCTTTGACGATAAAGAATCTGAAAAAATTTGGATCGGAATTCGGTCAAAAAAATTGCCCAACGAAATTCAGGATGTTGCGCGTCGGAAACTGAGAATGATCAATAACGCTCAGGACATAAATGATCTCAGAATTCCACCCGCAAACAGACTGGAGAAATTGAGAGGAGATCTTCAAGATTATTACAGCATTCGCGTTAACAATCAATGGAGAATCATTTTTAAATGGATCAATAATGATGCTTACGAAATTAATATAGTGGATTACCATTAAATGTACAATCATGGAAAAGCTCAAAAATATTCATCCGGGAGAAATACTCATAGAGGAATTCTTGATCCCATTGGAAATTTCGGCCTACCGTTTGGCCAAGGAAACCTTTCTTCCTCAAACACGTATTTCCGAAATAGTAAAAGGTAATCGCAGAATTACAGCTGATACTGCTTTACGATTTTCCAAATTTTTCGGAACCACTGCCAAATTTTGGTTAGGACTTCAGGATGATTATGATCTGGAAGAAGAGAAAAATCAGAAAGGGAAAGAAATCAATAATATCAAGCCTCTGGAAGGAAACGCTGCGTAACACGTGTTCCGTAAAAATAATTGTGTGAATATTGGTTATATTCGTTGGTATGAATTCAAACTCTGATCGCGGAATTTTCAGTTCACGCATTTTAAACTTTCCGGTAGAAAGCGTCTACCAGGCGTTTGCAAATCCATTGCATTTGAAAGAATGGTGGGGACCTGAAGGTTTCACCAATACCATTCATGAATTTGACCTGCAGCCCGGCGGAAAGTGGGTTTTGACCATGCACGGCCCTGAAATTGGCCATTATGAAAACTCATCTGTGTTTCAAATTGTGGAACCATTAAAGCTGGTTGCCTGGAAAAGAGTTTCGAAACCATTGTTTGAGATGGAAATTGGGTTTACGAAGCTTGATGATGCAACAACGGAGATTTCGTTTCGGATGATCTTCGATACCGAAGAAGAATGTGAAAAAATCAGGCGGTTTGCCGGACCAAAGAACGAAGAGAATTTTGACAGATTGGAAAAAGAGCTGCTGAAGATTGTGGCCTGATTCCAACAACACAAAAAACAAACCGGTTTTATGATCTCAACATTTAAATGGCGGAGAGTACCCCCCTTTTTTTTGCATGAAGTAGGAATGCAAAGCATTTAATCTTGTCCTGAATTTCATTTGATTTCATCCCGATCAGTCTAAAGCCGATAAACAATTTATTACGACAGATGCTCAGATTTTCGCACTCCTAACGGCAGCGCTGGTTGGTTCTTTATTTAACGTGAGTTCGGTATAGTCTATTCTATGATATAAATGCTGAGCGAGTGCGTTAGCCGAGCAAAATCTGTGCATCTGTGGGAGCTGAGAATAGCTTTTTTTATATAAGAATTTTGTAACCATTATTGAAAATCGTGTAACAATCTCCCCGCAAAAGAGCGCCATTTTTACAGGAGTAACAATTCCGTTGCAAATTTAAATTCATAATAAGATGGACAAAAATCAAAATGACAATCGCAATCCACAAACTGGAGGCACGTCAAAAGAAAACAATCCGGGCAATACCGGTCAAACTGGTCAATCCGGCAATATGGGCCAATCTGGTGGCTCCGGTAACACTGGAAACACTGGCAGAAGCCAGGATCCCAACAATCCGGACCGTAACAACCCTACTTCCAACAATCCGGGTAACCAAAATCAGGATGTAAACAATCCAAAACACAACAATCCTTCTACGACTAACAATCCTGGGTTTGAAGAGCGAGGCAATCAAAATCGTAACAACCCCACTCCCGGAGCCCACATGCCCAATACGCCCGAAAGAGAGCATGAAGTAGGCGAACCTGATAAACGAGAAAACAAAAATCGTGAAATCACAGCCAATGACCCGACCGGAAATTGGGAAGATACAGATCAGGCCATCGACACCCAACGTAAAAGCGAAGGGCCGTACAATAAAACTTCCGACAGTACAAATCAGCGTCGTGACACAGATACAGGCACAACAGGAACATCTCAAAAAAGCACTCGTGACGACGACAGCAGAACAACTGACAAACAAGATTCTAACAAAGGAAGATTGTAAAAATCAAGCAAATAAATCCTCTGCGTTTACAGAGGATTTATTTGTTTCTTTTATTTCAACAATATCTACCAAAATGATACTCCAGTTAAACCCCTCAATTTTAGTCGAAACACCGCTTGGGACGGGACAGGCAATCTTTATCATTGATTACGGCATGCACCAGAACACCTGCTGGGTGGTTGCCAATGTAAAAGACGGAAGCATCAAACACTTTGACTGCAACGATGTCATTCTTTCTACGAATTATACGTACGGCATGAACCTTATGAAAAACAAGGAAGCTCATGCAAACACAACTCCTGAATCCAAAACACCGAAAGTGCAATCTTAACTTTCCGTGTTAGTCTACTTCACTTTTGCGTTTAATTAATCGGAATTTGCTGAATAGCCAAGCTATTTCTACATTTAACATCGATTAAAACAAAACACATCATGCTCACCTCCGTTCATCCAAAGCTTCCGATGCGCAATAAAGCGATTACCCGCGATTATTACCTGAATCAATTGGGGTTTGAAGAATTTGGCAATACCGGTTTTGAAGATTACCTGATGGTCCAAAAAGACAATATCCAGCTTCATTTTTTTCTGTTTAAGGAACTGGACCCAAAAGAAAATTACGGACAGATATATATTCGCACTGAAGTGATCGACGAATTATATCAATCTATGCTGGATAGAAAAGTCGCCATTCATCCGAACGGGGCGTTGCAGTTGAAACCCTGGGGACAAAAGGAGTTTTCGCTGCTCGATCCGGATTATAATTTGTTGACCTTCGGGCAAAGCATACAATGAACGGCCTCGAAATAAATACCGACAAGAACCGCCTGGATCTCCACTTCATTCACGGATTCATTTCAAACTCCTATTGGGGAAAGGATCGAACAATTGACGCCATGCAGATGTGTATTGACAACTCGTTGAATTTCGGTGTTTACCTTTCAGACAAACAAATCGGTTACGCGCGGGTGGTCACTGATTATGCGCAATTCGCCTACATCATGGATGTATTTATTGATGAAAACCACCGTGATAAAGGTTATTCTGTCGCGTTGATGAAATTCATCATGGAATGTGAAGCTTTGAAGAACATCAAGGTTTGGCGGCTTGCCACTGCCGATGCCCATGGCCTGTACAAGAAATTCGGGTTTGAAGCGTTAGAAAAACCGGAGAACCTGATGGAGTTGATCATTAAAAACCGGTTGAAATGAAAATAGTATATCTGATAATACTTCTGCAGGTTTTTTCCGGTTGTGATTTCATCAATGGTTTATCAGAGATTAAAGAAGATTTTGAGACCGAAAAGCTGGATTCTTATACCATGGAACCACTGAATCATTACATGAAAAAGTACGAAATCGATTACAAAAATAAAGTCCCGAAACGCTTTGAAGTGATTGAATTCTCTTTTGAAGACGCGTATTTCGACACTGCCGATTTTTATTCGAGTAACCAACATGTAAGCAGGGTAATTGGCCTTCCGGGCGAGGAAGTCGAACTGAAGAAAGGCGTCGTTTACATCAATGGAAAAATACTGAAAGAACCGTTTTTAGCCGATTCCATCCGATCGAATGACGATTTTGAAAAGATGAAAATTGAAGAAGACAACTACTTTGTGATGGTCGACAAACGAAAAATGATTTTCCAGGATACAATAACCGGTGTTGAGTATAAAGCCTATGATTCAAGGATCATTGGAACAATACCCGGGTACCGGATTGTTGGGACTACTGATTTAAAATAGAATCCAATGGAATTAATCAATATCTTCATCTTATGAAATCAACATTGTTGTTCATTGGACTGGTGTTCATTGTACTGGCCTGTAACAATTCTGCTAAAGAGCCTGATATTAAAACACCCCCCGATTCAAATCAATCCGATAATAACACATTTGAAAATCCGCGCACGTATGTTCGTAAATATGCACTTTGGGAATATCAATACGACTCTATTAGCGGGCGTTCCACCCCTGTTAAATTGCGATCAGTTAACAAAGATACCCTGAGTGCCAAAAAGATTGTGGCAATCGTTAATAAAACCTGGCCGAATGTACAGGTAACGCATCTGCGAACTTCAAAAGACACTATCTATCTTTCCATTCCAAAAAGCGATGTATTGACGCAGCAAATGGGAACTCTCGGCGCCGACGAATTTATGATTTCAACCACTTATTCATTTACGGAATTAAATGGTATTCGCTATGTTTCATTTGATTTTCAGCCTGGCGATCATGCAAATCCGGGGGTTTACAGTAGAAATTACTGGATTAAACACCGGTAAAATCAGTTCACGGAGGCCTGATAATTTACTGAGATCACAATCACTCCGTCACCTTCGCTTCTTCCAGGACCGTTACAAAATCAAGCAGGTATTTGTTGAATTCTTCAGGTTGCTCCAGGTTGGAGACATGTCCTGCCTTATCGATCACACGAAGAACTGATCCTTTAATGGATGCATGCATGATTTCTGATTGCTCAAGTGGCGTCACTTTGTCTTCCCGGCCACAGATTATCAATGTCGGAATGGTTACTCCGCTCAGCATTGAACACGTTTCTTCACGTCCGGCAAGAGCTGTTAAACCGTTTGTAATGATTTTATCGGAATTGGAGAACACCACATTGCGCAGCGATTCAACCAACTCCGGTTTTGTATTCAGGGTATCTTCATGAAACACACTTTTGATGAATTCTTCGTTGAATTCCCTGGAACCGTTTGCAGTGATTTCTTCAATCGTTTGGTAACGTTTCTCTTTTCCTTCTTTCGTATCGGCTATACATTGCGTATCACACAAAATCACTGCTTCAAACCGATGCGGAAATTTTTTGAGTACATCCAATGCGATATAACCACCCATTGACAATCCACAAATAATGGCTTTTTCAATGGCTAATTTGTCCATAAACATGACCAGATCATCACCGAATAAATCAATGCTCAGGGTTGTTTCCTCGTTCTTTGATCGTCCGAACCCACGGATATCAATCGCAATCACGCGATGTCTCGACTTTAAAAAATTGATCTGCCCCTGCCACATTGCCTTGCTGAAAGGAAAGCCGTGTAAAAAAACAATCGGCGTATCTCCTTCTCCAAAATCATCGTAAAACAAATTGAAGTTGTCTATTTCAGCAATCAAATTGCTTCCTTTGGCTATTGTATCCATGGTGTTTGTACATTAAGTTTGGCATGTTACCACTTGTAAACATAGCGGTTGAATCATTAGAATCAGTTACATAATTGAGGGGAAAAGTTATATGATTCACAGGTGAAATACGCCATAAAAACACTCCGGAACAACCACCGGAATAACCACCGGAATAAAACCAAAATAAAACAGCATAAAGCGCTGTAAATAAACAATATAGACACCGGAATAACCACCGGAATAAAAATACTTAAAAGCGCTTATCTCAGCTGTTTTTCTTATCCTTGCGGATATGGTGGCAAATTATTAATATACAGCATGAACATCCCTGAAACAGCACACTTCTCAGCAACAATCAATATCATCGGGATCAATCCGTTTGTATTCCTGCCTGAAGATGTGTTAAAAGCAGTTTTTCTCCAAGCCGGCAAAGAGAAAGGAAAAATTCCTGTCAAAATGACCATCGACGGACATGAATTTCCACAAACATTGGTGAAATACAGCGGACACTGGCGGTTGTACCTGAACATGCCCATGCGAAAAGCGGCCGGCAAAGATGTGGGCGACACCGCTGAGTTTGGAGTTCGCTTTGATCCGGAGGAACGAATCGTACCTATGCATCCAAAATTCCGTAAAGCGCTTGACGAAAATAAAGACGCCCGCGAAATATTCGAAAATCTCCCTCTGTCTCGCAGACAGGAAATAGTGAAGTATTTATCGTTCCTGAAAACCGAAGAAAGCATCAACCGTAACATCGAAAAAGCAATCGGCTTTCTGTTGGGAAAAGAACGTTTTATCGGAAGGGACAAACCGTGATTTTTTTAGTATATTAGTCTGCTTTAGCAACTAATAAAGCTCTGCAATTCAACAAAATATGACACGACCGATACATCCTGATTTTCAATTTGCACTCGATTTAAAATCGCAGGAAGTGACCGATCTGTTTTGCGATGCGCGAAACTATCTGTTGGAATTGGCACCCGAGTGCAACGAACTCGTGTATCATACGCATGCGCTCACTTCGGTTTTTTGTATTTCCGATAAACTCTCGGATGCTTTTTGCATGTTGCCCATTTATACCAATCATGTGAACCTGGGTTTCAACAAAGGCGCTTTATTGCAAGATCCGCATGGTTTATTGACCGGAACGGGTAATTTGATCCGTCACATTGACATCAAATCACCTGGTGATTACCGGAATCCGGAAGTAACAGCGTTGATCAGGGAAGCCATTGCTTTTGCCATCAAAGACATGGACAAACCTACGAAAGCAATCGGCCAAACCATTTCAAAAATCAAAGCGAAGTGACTTTTTAAACCATATTATTGATAATTTAACCCCGAAAAATGACCTATTATGAACAGAATTGAAATCCCGCTCAACAAAACCCGAATGAAACTCGCAATTATAACCAGTGCGATACTCATTCTCTATGGTATTTATCTCATGGCATTTGTGGCCTACAGCCAACAGGTGATGCATCCACTGTTAATGATTGGAATTACGGCTGCAGTAATGTCGATTTTCGTTTTCTCTATCTTTTATAACGTCAAAAAAATCATGATCCCGGTCGGGTTCATTATTACCGACGAGGGAATCATCGATAACACCGCTTCTACCGAACTTGGGTTGATCAGATGGGATGAAATGACAACCGTCAAAGTAGAATCATTTGCATTGAATACCAAGGTCCTGCTCGTATACGTTAGAGATCCAAGAGCAATTCTGGACCGTGTAAAAGGAAAAAAAGGACGCTATGTTCGCAACAACATGAAAGTGCAGGGAACAATGGTTGCCATAACAGCCAAAACACTGGTCTACAATTTTGATGATTTGGTGAAAACCGTAAAAGACCGATTCAAGGAAGAAGAAGCGAAAAAAGAACAACAGAAACAACCTGAATCCCAAGACGCCCCAATGTAGGCATGAAGGTTTGCTTGATAAATTCACTCAAAAGCTTTCAATAAATTAAACCTTTGGTGACATCTCCAATCAAACGGACATGAAACTGCGTTTTTTATCAGCACTCACGGTATTGGGCATTCTGGCTTTTTTGGAGAGCGCAACATTCGAAAATCATCAAAAAACACCGGGTTATGATCTCAATTCACCTGATTTTTCGTTGGTTCTTCCCGATACCTTGCGTGAAGTTTCAGGCGTCGTCTGCATTGACTCTGCTACTTTTGCCTGTGTGCAGGACGAGAATGGAATAGTTTTCATCTATGACTTTCTGAAGAACCAAATCAAAAAACAGTATTCGTTTAACATCGACGGAGATTATGAAGGAATTACCCGCATTGATAAAACGCTTTATGTGCTGCGAAGCGACGGAATGCTGTATGAGATTTCTGATTACGAATCGCCCGATTTCAAATTGACGTCTTACGCAACAGGAGTTCCCGCTCGCAACAATGAAGGGCTATGCTACGATGCTGATCATCACCGCTTGTTGATCGCTTCCAAAGGAAAAATTGGAAAAGGCCCCGAATACAAAGATAAACGGATGATTTATGGCTTCGATCTCAACACCAAAACACTGATTTCTGAACCGGTATTTGACTTTAATTTACAGGAAATCAAACAATTCGCTCAAAAGAACAACATCAAGCTACCAACACGAACAAAAAAACATGGTGAAGAAGCAGTTGCTGAACCCGTGCTTAAATTCGCGACTTCTGCCATTTGCATTCACCCGATAACAAAAAAGCTGTACCTGCTTTCGGCTGCCGATCATTTGTTATTCATTTTCGATGTGGGAGGTAACATCGAACACCTGGAAGTACTAAATCCTGTAAAGTTCAATAAAACCGAGGGAATCACGTTTCTTGAAAACGGCGACATGCTGGTGACCAATGAAGCACAGGACAAAAAACCGACAGTATTGCGGTTCAATTACAAATGAATTGTACTTTCGCTTGTGAGAGCATAATTCCATGAAAAACATTCAGGTAAGGCAGATCAATTCACTAAAAGAACCCGGTTTATCCGGAAGTTTCAGTATCCGGAATGTGGAAGAATTGCTTGCCGGAAAAAACATGGTGCAGGAACTTCATCGCCATGATTTCTTCTATATTCTGGCGCTGACAAAAGGAACCGGCAATCATGAAATCGATTTTACGACTTACGAAATTTGCGATAACTCAGTGTTTTTCATGCGTCCCGGACACGTTCATCAACTCACGCTGAAAGCTGGAAGCAACGGTTATTTGTTGCAGTTTAAACCCGATTTTTATTATCCCGGTGATGCTCCGTCAAGAGAACTTCTGCGCAAAGCCAGCAACAAAAACCTGTGTCAGCTCGATGAAGCACGGTTTCAAAAACTGATTTCCACCTTAAGCGCCATTTTCAGAGAATATTCAGACAAAGAAGAAGGTTACCAGGATGTGATCAAAGCGAATCTAGGTATTTTCCTTATTGAACTGGTCCGGCACCACCAGCAGCGCAACAATGCTATTACCCCCGTAAATGCTTATGCAGAAGAGCGTCTGGAAGAATTTTTGGAACTTCTTGATCACCACATTACCACTCACAAACAGGTCTCTCATTATGCCGGGATGATGCATCTTTCCATGTATCAGCTCAATGCCATCACGAAATCGACGCTGGATAAAACCTGCTCTGAATTGATCAATGAACGGATTATCCTGGAGGCAAAAAGAACCCTGCTGGCAACGTCTGACCAAGTCAATCATGTCGCGTATCATCTTGGATATGAAGATGTTTCCTATTTTATCCGGTTCTTTAAAAAACATACTGGCTATTCGCCCGAAGCATTTCGGAGCAACTTCAAATAAGTCCTGTTTAATTTCATTTTTGTCCTATCACGTTCCCACGGTTCGAAAGTACTTTTGTGCTTGTAAAAACTCATACCAAATAGTAATCTTTATGAAAACAAAAATGAAATTAATCGCCGCTCTGAAAATCTGGATTGTCATCTACCCTTCCATCACCTTATTCCTATATTTCTTCGGAGAACAGCTATCTGCGCTTCCTTTAGCCGTTCGGACACTCATTTTAACACTTTGCCTGGTTCCATGGATCATCTTTGCCGGAGTTCCTTTTGTGAATTTCATCCTCGGGTTGTTTTCTCCGAAAACCGATAAGTTGTGATTCACTGAAAAGTATGAATTGGTCTTCATATGAAGATATTTTTCTACTAAAGTCACATCAAACTTTCATAACTTAGCATGAAATCCAATCCCAACTCATTCAACTCCTCAAGACGTACATTTGTTCAACAAAGCAGTATTTTACTGGCAGCTGCGATCCTGCCATTTCCATTTACCGCATCAACATCAATTCACATGACAAACAATCCTCATTTCGACGTAATCATTATCGGTGGAAGTTATTCAGGACTTGCAGCCGGAATGTCCCTGGGAAGAGCTCTCAGAAAAGTACTCATCATTGACGGTGGAAATCCGTGCAACAAACAAACCCCGCATTCGCACAATTTCCTTACACAAGACGGACAAACACCGGCGGCAATCGCGTCGCTGGCAAAAGAACAGGTTGAGAAATATAAAACCGTCACCTTTCGCAACGATCTTGCCGTGAGTGGTTTACAAACAACAAATGGCTTTGAAATCGCGACTCAATCGGGCAGCACTTTCTCGGCTAAAAAATTGATCTTCGCTACAGGAATCAAAGATGTGATGCCTGAAATAGAAGGTTTTTCAGACTGCTGGGGAGTTTCAGTGATCCATTGTCCCTATTGCCACGGTTATGAATACAGCAACGAAAAAACCGGAATTCTTACCAACGGAGACGTTGCTTATGAAGTGAGCAGACTGATCAGTAACTGGACCAAAGACCTGACGGTTTTTACCAATGGAATAGCAGAATTCGCACCAAACCAAACCCAAAAACTGTCAGAACATGGAATTATGATCAATGAATCAGTGATTGATCATTTTGAACACAACAACGGATACCTGAGAAACATTGTTTTCAAAGACGGTTCCAAAACGCCCATTACGGCAATTTATGCACGTCCGGAATTCGAACAGCATTGCGCCATTCCTGAACAATTGGGCTGTGAACTCACAGAGCAAGGCCACATTTCCGTTGATCCATTCCAAAAAACAACTATTCGTGGAGTCTTTGCATGTGGCGACAATACCACGTTTATGCGATCAGTAGCCAATTCTGTAGCCATGGGAACGTTGGCAGGAGTGATGACCAATAAAGAAATCATTGAAGATGAGTTTTGATCCGGTTACGTTGAACGAGCTGATAAAGCAAATCTGACAACCTGATTTAAAGGGAACTTGTCTATTTTTGGTGATAGAATCTCAAATTCAACTCATTCCAAATCAATCGTATGGCAACTTGTAAAAACATAATTTCGTGCAGCTTATTTACCATCTTTCTGACAGGAACGGCAAACGCACAAAGCGATTCTATGGCCACTGAATACGTTCGATTGGCGGATGATTTCAGGAAAAATGCCATTCCCGATAGCGCAATTGTCTATTATGAAAAAGCAGGTGCTGAGTTTCAACAACTCAATTATGTAGAGCAATTCGTGAGTTCTTATAATCAAATCGGAGCGCTTCTTACGCGACAGGATAATTACGAAAAAGCCAAAGTTTATCTGAACGAAGCACTTTCAGCCGGGCTTTCCTCGCTGGATACCAACAATCCTGTGATCGCCGCAACTTATCTGGGTTTGGGTGTCATTTACAGCGCTGAAGAAAACTATCCTTTATCGTTGAAGTATCATGACAAAGCCCTCGCTATCAGATTATTGAAATTCGGTAAGAACCATTCCGATGTGGCAACCAGTTACGGAAACATCGGGAACGTTTATTTCAACAGTAAAAACTACGAAAAAGCGGTCGAAAATCACTCAAAAGCGCTGAAGATCCGTGAGAAACTGTTTGGTAAAACGGGCGTTGAAGTGATTCAGTCGTATGCAAATCTAGGGAATGCTTACCGGGAAATCAAGGATTATAAAAAAGCACTCGTTTACTTTGAAAAAGCGCTGACAAACAAGATCAAACAAGTCGGTGAAAAACACAAAGACCTGGCGAAGTTTTACAAAAACATCAGTGATGTCTATTACCTGAAAGGCGAAAACGCAAAAGGCGATTTGTATAAAATGAAGGCCGGGGAAATGTCAAAAAGCTGAATTTCGTATTATTAGAGACTGTTAAGGCTAAATTATCATGAATACTGTAGGCTATTTTGAAATCCATTCTGCTCAACCCGAACGGGAAATCGCGTTTTATTCGGCTGTTTTCGGCTGGAAATTTATCAAAGAAGAATTCGTTCCGATCGAGTATTACCGTATCGAAACAAACGGTATTAATGGCGGATTGTTAAAACGACAAGGGCAATCACCCGTATTGGGAAGCGCCGTAAACGCTTTTACGTGTTCTATCCAGGTTGAGGATTTTGATGCAACGAGCAACCTGATCCTTGAAAACGGCGGCAAAGTTGCTTTACCTAAATTCGCCATTCCGGGACGTTGCTGGCAGGGCTATTTTATGGACGCGGATCACAACATTTTCGGAATTTTTGAAGTCAATGAGCATGCAATTTGATCCGGAAAACAACATCGTAAAATTGTGCGCCAAAGGAATGGAACTGGAAGGTGAAGGCAAACCAATGGAAGCTTTTGAATTGTTTCAACGAGCGTGGAATGAAGCATCAAACGATTTTGAAAAATTCACCTCGGCACATTACGTGGCCCGACACCAGGAAAACGTTT
Encoded proteins:
- a CDS encoding lactoylglutathione lyase → MNTVGYFEIHSAQPEREIAFYSAVFGWKFIKEEFVPIEYYRIETNGINGGLLKRQGQSPVLGSAVNAFTCSIQVEDFDATSNLILENGGKVALPKFAIPGRCWQGYFMDADHNIFGIFEVNEHAI